The proteins below are encoded in one region of Bos indicus x Bos taurus breed Angus x Brahman F1 hybrid chromosome 2, Bos_hybrid_MaternalHap_v2.0, whole genome shotgun sequence:
- the SSB gene encoding lupus La protein yields MAENGDNEKMAALEAKICHQIEYYFGDFNLPRDKFLKEQIKLDEGWVPLEIMIKFNRLNRLTTDFNVIVEALSKSKAELMEISEDKTKIRRSPSKPLPEVTDEYKNDVKNRSVYIKGFPTDAALDDIKEWLEDKGQVLNIQMRRTLHKAFKGSIFAVFDSIESAKKFVETPGQKYKDTDLLILFKEDYFTKKNEERKQNKMEAKLRAKQEQEEKQKLAENAEMKSLEEKIGCLLKFSGDLDDQTCREDLHTLFSNHGEIKWIHFVRGAKEGIILFKEKAKEALDKAKEANNGNLQLRNKEVTWEVLEGDVEKEALKKIIEDQQESLNKWKSKGRRFKGKGKGNKAAQAGSAKGKVQFQGKKTKFDSDDERDENGASRAVKRAREETDKEPPSKQQKTENGAGDQ; encoded by the exons ATGGCTGAAAATGGTGATAATGAAAAAATGGCTGCTCTGGAGGCCAAAATCTGTCATCAAATTGAG TATTATTTTGGAGACTTCAATTTGCCACGGGacaaatttttaaaggaacagaTCAAACTGGATGAAGGCTGGGTACCTTTGGAGATAATGATAAAGTTTAATag GTTAAACCGTTTAACGACAGACTTTAATGTAATAGTAGAGGCCCTGAGCAAATCAAAGGCAGAACTCATGGAAATAAGTGAagataaaactaaaattagaagaTCTCCAAGCAAACCTCTCCCTGAAGTGACTGATGAGTATAAAAATGACGTAAAAAACAGATCTGTTTATATT AAAGGCTTCCCGACAGATGCAGCTCTTGATGACATAAAAGAATGGTTAGAAGATAAAGGTCAAGTACTAAATATTCAGATGAGAAGAACCTTGCACAAAGCATTTAAG GGTTCAATATTTGCTGTATTTGATAGTATTGAATCAGCTAAAAAGTTTGTTGAGACCCCTGGCCAGAAGTACAAAGACACAGACCTGTTAATACTTTTCAA GGAAGATTATTTcaccaaaaaaaatgaagaaagaaagcaaaataaaatggaagctAAATTACGAGCTAAACA agagcaagaagaaaaacaaaagctagcAGAAAATGCTGAAATG AAATCTCTAGAAGAAAAGATTGGCTGCTTGCTGAAATTTTCAGGAGACTTAGATGATCAGACGTGTAGAGAAGATTTGCACACCCTTTTCTCAAATCATGGTGAAATAAAATGGATACACTTTGTCAGAGGCGCCAAAGAG GGAATaattctatttaaagaaaaagctaAGGAAGCACTGGATAAAGCAAAAGAGGCCAATAATGGTAACCTACAACTAAGGAACAAAGAAGTCACCTGGGAAGTACTAGAAGGAGATGTGGAAAAAGaagcactgaaaaaaataatagaagatcAACAAGAATCTCTAAACAAATGGAAGTCAAAAG GTCGAAgatttaaaggaaaaggaaagggaaataaagcTGCCCAGGCTGGGTCTGCTAAAGGAAAAGTACAGTTTCAGGGCAAGAAAACGAAATTTGATAGTGATGATGAACGTGATGAAAATGGTGCATCTC gAGCAGTaaaaagagcaagagaagaaacagacaaagaaCCTCcatcaaaacaacagaaaacagaaaatggtgCCGGAGACCAGTAG